The following are encoded together in the Corticium candelabrum chromosome 1, ooCorCand1.1, whole genome shotgun sequence genome:
- the LOC134195456 gene encoding uncharacterized protein LOC134195456 has product MVTRCCVFTAIAVFLLAVASAERPCSGFSPSALPFIMAQQSAKLVAQIRDHQQRDKTLTEIKSNITAIGQHGSVLLNLVRTKPNEEDQIVSELVASINLLSKIFGERDEALKNLQNNLTSITKRLCQRDKYGRDGSSKDAAGQTCKSIRNYIQQSASSTIRWINPSHTPGGEFQIFCDMNSFGGGWNLIYSSRDDSSGHNNMKKGDRSTAHITSLDPGNANKRLAYDVFKAIEASSIGYEEVMLTGYRDYRHKNSLIKMYFNKTATSGVSFSQFIEGGITGTRRGCGTSKSYYGTEISSGKPIALSWEDSAFVAGAVSSGCSWSKEVWNEIDAQGGHLLAPKDWSHAESYNRQSSSSGSSRNYGLFHIFIR; this is encoded by the exons ATGGTGACAAGATGCTGTGTCTTCACGGCGATAGCCGTTTTCTTGCTAGCTGTGGCTTCTGCAGAAAGACCGTGCAGC GGTTTCAGTCCTAGTGCTTTGCCTTTCATAATGGCACAACAAAGTGCAAAGTTGGTAGCACAGATAAGGGATCATCAACAACGTGACAAAACTTTGACGGAGATCAAAAGCAATATAACAGCTATAGGTCAACATGGCTCTGTGTTGCTGAATTTAGTTAGAACAAAACCAAATGAAGAGGACCAAATCGTTTCCGAGCTTGTAGCAAGTATCAACCTTCTATCTAAAAT ATTTGGTGAGAGAGATGAGGCATTGAAGAATCTGCAAAACAATTTAACTTCAATAACGAAAAG GCTTTGCCAAAGAGATAAGTATGGAAGAGATGGATCTAGCAAAGACGCTGctggacaaacatgcaaaagCATTCGAAATTACATTCAACAAAGTGCTAGCTCTACCATTCGTTGGATTAACCCTAGCCAT ACGCCTGGTGGTGAATTTCAAATTTTCTGTGACATGAATTCATTTGGTGGTGGGTGGAATCTTATCTACTCCAGTCGAGACGACTCTAGTGGTCACAACAACATGAAAAAAGGAGATAGATCAACTGCACACATTACTAGTCTAGACCCAGGAAATGCAAATAAGCGTCTGGCATATGACGTATTTAAAGCCATAGAAGCAAGCAGTATAGGATACGAAGAAGTGATGCTGACTGGATACAGAGACTACAGAC ATAAGAATTCGTTGATCAAGATGTATTTCAATAAAACTGCAACATCAGGAGTTAGTTTTAGTCAGTTCATAGAAGGAGGAATCACTGGTACAAGACGTGGTTGTGGCACTTCG AAATCTTACTACGGCACAGAAATTTCCAGTGGCAAACCTATTGCTCTCAGCTGG GAGGATAGCGCTTTCGTTGCTGGAGCGGTGTCTTCGGGCTGCTCTTGGTCTAAGGAAGTTTGGAATG AGATAGATGCACAAGGTGGACACTTACTTGCTCCAAAAGATTGGAGTCATGCTGAATCATACAACCGTCAGTCTTCGTCTAGCGGAAGCTCCAGAAATTACGGTCTCTTTCATATCTTTATCCGCTAA
- the LOC134180331 gene encoding igE-binding protein-like gives MYLIIVDVYCIWPEIVKMKTTIAEERVTQLRTVIARMGILHQIVSDNGPHFTSKVFRRFTRANGIKHVTGAPYHPSMKGIAERLVRSFKRPVKADHTEITAQHSTN, from the coding sequence ATGTACTTGATTATAGTAGACGTTTACTGCATATGGCCTGAGATAGTAAAGATGAAAACTACAATAGCCGAAGAGAGAGTCACACAACTACGAACAGTGATAGCCCGTATGGGGATCTTACACCAGATTGTGTCGGACAACGGGCCACATTTTACCTCCAAAGTTTTCAGGAGATTTACGAGGGCAAACGGAATCAAACATGTGACTGGAGCACCGTATCACCCTTCAATGAAAGGGATAGCGGAACGCTTGGTGCGGAGCTTCAAACGTCCTGTAAAGGCCGACCACACCGAGatcacagcacagcacagcacaaaCTAG
- the LOC134197267 gene encoding uncharacterized protein LOC134197267 translates to MMKAGNYLYKAQSFRKELVSNYQSNFSDTGSSAVVMDRRVQEIQQLRLKFSLVAHIYPLSVSAVLINIGLKVMYGNTILHYVEEYYTCLVLSSFRPEQCPKQYLDYQYPAFSILSLLLQQAMVILMLFFLFSQRVVRTGLWDISIGLLRRVCCKASSSDIQQHTNGQI, encoded by the exons ATGATGAAAGCTGGAAATTATTTGTATAAA GCACAAAGTTTTCGAAAAGAGTTGGTTTCCAATTACCAGTCTAATTTTAGCGACACAGGAAGCTCAGCAGTAGTAATGGATCGTCGTGTGCAAGAAATCCAACAGCTTCGACTAAAATTTTCTTTGGTGGCTCACATCTATCCTCTTTCTGTGTCTGCCGTGTTGATTAATATTGGTCTCAAAGTGATGTATGGAAATACAATCCTTCATTATGTTGAAGAGTATTACACATGTCTTGTGTTGTCCTCATTCCGTCCTGAACAATGTCCCAAACAATATCTCGACTACCAATATCCTGCGTTTTCAATTCTTTCATTACTGCTGCAGCAGGCAATGGTCATTTTGATGCTATTTTTCCTGTTCTCCCAACGAGTAGTTCGCACCGGATTGTGGGACATTTCCATAGGACTGCTCAGACGTGTTTGTTGCAAAGCATCTTCATCAGACATTCAACAGCATACCAATGGCCAGATTTAA